Proteins encoded in a region of the Oncorhynchus kisutch isolate 150728-3 unplaced genomic scaffold, Okis_V2 scaffold800, whole genome shotgun sequence genome:
- the LOC116362160 gene encoding uncharacterized protein LOC116362160 isoform X4, producing the protein MERTVKEGSSPVMPKIIEPRDGEVIEVDMGSTVVVVCRAGLSSESDQLYWLENRSFVEDNQTTLPVFYNVSQENDHHQASLVISQVSEEQLRNTYTCQLDSSSGNDKVSITFQQKSPPQFHFLVLGIVGVFVVTVVVVTVVYVKLKVDIILFLRDDLGWHHHNVSDGKRYDAYVLCYKSDTESGVSEEDRRQVEEVLEEQYGYSLCLYDRDVLPGEAVAEAVLGCIEQSRRLILVPSSLGLNPGQDSQYSLLTGLHAALVERQTWLILIQTESAPDSQVDLKLDSLPEALRLLAQSGHTVTWRGSHSKPLSSAFWKELRYRMPATTRRRPPKDERTILGMVIHVYVEVLERASLGCRDTEENRVTLVLGKGGRIPCPGIKCRTQRSEVTWYKDARPVCEIQDKRTISVVDRYTLLLGTVYVSDATVYFCDYTYEDNGIPWTVRRSVNVSVIPADTKYPPQITYPHGNEEGVELGEPHNLSCQVHFGFQRTFDPVVQWWISSHSNHEGMMKLMEMEAQQVRERSIEEFEFTVTRTAQIPEVTQLHLDSTFTCLAQNSVGNSSATIRLTRKAAVSRVLVIVCPVVSLLFVAGMGITVHVYWLEISILYRIYLPYKQTTTDDKEYDAFVSYVPSSSSEEAGGGGREEALEVLLPRVLEGQWGYHLFLLERDLLPGGAYTEDVVCAIRSSRRLVCVLSPDYLASTCLFELETGIRALQQDPHFKLILIWTSPNRNPSPSPTIPNPSPSPTIPNPSPSPTIPNPSASPTIPNPSPSPTIPNPSPSPTIPNPSPSPTIPNPSPSPTIPNTSPSPSTTSPTSSRPLSLPLSHTLGMVTPASPMPPLVRRAIRVLPALHWTPRTREG; encoded by the exons ATGGAGCGGACAGTTAAAGAAG GAAGTTCCCCGGTTATGCCAAAGATCATCGAACCTCGGGATGGGGAGGTTATTGAAGTAGATATGG GATCTACTGTGGTGGTGGTCTGCAGGGCTGGCCTGTCCTCTGAATCTGACCAATTATACTGGCTGGAAAACAGATCTTTTGTGGAGGACAACCAGACGACCCTACCAGTGTTTTATAACGTTTCACA AGAGAATGACCATCACCAGGCATCGCTGGTGATCAGTCAGGTGTCAGAGGAGCAGCTGAGGAACACATACACCTGTCAACTGGATTCTTCATCTGGGAACGACAAGGTCTccatcaccttccaacagaaga GTCCACCCCAGTTCCACTTCCTGGTGCTGGGTATAGTGGGGGTCTTTGTCGTAACGGTGGTGGTGGTGACTGTTGTCTATGTCAAGCTGAAGGTGGACATCATTCTATTTCTCAGAGATGATCTGGGTTGGCATCATCACAACGTCTCTG ATGGGAAGCGTTACGATGcctatgtgttgtgttataaGAGTGACACAGAGTCAGGTGTCAGTGAGGAGGACAGGCGTCAGGTGGAGGAGGTGCTGGAGGAGCAGTATGGTTACAGCCTGTGTCTCTACGACCGTGACGTGCTCCCTGGGGAGG CGGTGGCTGAGGCGGTGCTGGGGTGTATAGAGCAGAGCCGGAGACTGATCCTGGTGCCCAGCAGTCTGGGGCTGAACCCAGGGCAGGACAGCCAGTATAGTCTGCTCACTGGGCTCCATGCTGCACTGGTGGAACGGCAGACCTGGCTAATCCTCATCCAGACAGAGTCAGCCCCAGACAGCCAG GTGGATCTGAAGCTGGACTCCCTCCCTGAGGCCCTGCGGCTGCTGGCCCAGTCAGGACACACCGTCACCTGGAGGGGCTCCCACTCCAAACCCCTGTCCTCAGCCTTCTGGAAGGAGCTGCGTTACCGTATGCCTGCCACGACCAGACGGCGCCCCCCGAAGGACGAGAGGACCATTCT TGGTATGGTGATCCACGTCTATGTTGAGGTGCTGGAGAGGGCCAGCCTGGGGTGCAGGgacacagaggagaacagagtcaCACTGGTTCTGGGCAAAGGTGGCAGGATCCCATGTCCTGGGATCAAATGTCGgacacagaggtcagaggtcacatgGTACAAG GATGCCAGGCCTGTGTGTGAGATACAGGATAAGAGGACTATCTCTGTGGTAGACCGGTATACTCTTCTGCTGGGTACTGTCTATGTGAGTGATGCTACAGTGTATTTCTGTGACTACACCTACGAAGACAACGGGATCCCCTGGACAGTCAGGAGATCTGTTAATGTCTCGGTCATAC CCGCTGACACCAAATACCCTCCACAGATTACTTATCCCCATGGCAACGAAGAGGGCGTGGAGCTGG GGGAGCCTCATAATCTGAGCTGTCAGGTGCATTTTGGATTCCAGAGGACCTTTGACCCAGTGGTCCAGTGGTGGATCAGTTCCCATAGCAACCATGAAGGCATGATGAAACTGATGGAGATGGAAGCACA GCAGGTGAGGGAAAGGAGTATTGAAGAGTTTGAGTTCACGGTCACCAGGACAGCTCAAATCCCGGAGGTGACCCAGCTACACCTGGACTCCACCTTCACCTGTCTGGCCCAGAACTCTGTAGGCAACAGCAGCGCCACCATCAGGCTGACAAGGAAAGCTGCAG TTTCCCGTGTGCTGGTGATAGTGTGTCCGGTGGTGTCTCTGCTGTTTGTAGCTGGGATGGGCATTACAGTGCACGTCTACTGGCTAGAGATCTCTATTCTCTACAGAATCTACCTCCCATACAAACAGACCACCACAG atGACAAGGAATATGATGCCTTTGTGTCCTACGTGCCCAGCTCTTCCTCTGAGGAGgcggggggaggaggaagagaggaggcacTGGAGGTGCTCCTGCCCAGGGTTCTGGAGGGGCAGTGGGGCTACCACCTCTTTCTGCTAGAGAGAGACCTGCTGCCGGGCGGAG CGTATACAGAGGATGTGGTGTGTGCGATCCGCAGCAGCAGGCGACTGGTGTGTGTCCTGAGTCCTGACTACCTGGCCAGTACCTGTCTGTTTGAACTGGAGACAGGCATCAGAGCCTTACAACAAGACCCACACTTCAAACTCATCCTCATCTGGACCAGCCCCAACCGCAACCCCAGTCCTAGCCCCACCATCCCCAACCCCAGTCCTAGCCCCACCATCCCCAACCCCAGTCCTAGCCCCACCATCCCCAACCCCAGTGCTAGCCCCACCATCCCCAACCCCAGTCCTAGCCCCACCATCCCCAACCCCAGTCCTAGCCCCACcatccccaaccccagccctagcCCCACCATCCCCAACCCCAGTCCTAGCCCCACCATCCCCAACACCAGTCCTAGCCCCAGCACCACCAGCCCAACCAGCAGCAGGCCTCTATCTCTACCCCTGTCTCACACCCTAGGCATGGTGACTCCAGCCTCACCGATGCCCCCACTAGTTCGGAGGGCCATCAGAGTCCTGCCTGCTCTGCACTGGACCCCCAGGACCAGGGAAGGATGA